The genomic segment TTAAGGGATTGCAGTGGTTGAGTGATTCAGGCATTTTAATGGCCAATTGGAAATGAGTCCACCACATTTGATATCAAGGTCGTTTGCTTTGACTTGATTAGCCCTCCCTTATGATTCATGGGCTGTTGGTTGAAGGGCTATTCAGCAATTGTCATTCTCCAATAGGTAAAGTTAGTTCATAATGCAGAGCAGAGGGCTGGGAATGAAGCTCACATCATCAGAGAGGCCAAAAATCATACATCCTCTTAAGACATCTTGCTCCAGCAGAcaccattttcttttgattgcatGCTAGCTAAATCAGGAAATGGGAAGGAGTCATTCGTTACAGCTCAACTGATGTGGTTTGCTTAAGTTTGACTAGGCCCTCTTTGGGATTTCCTGATCCTTggctcttcttttctttaatgtCATTCATGATGAGGGAGGGGAAATGACTTATGTACATGTAGGTGCTTTTCTAAtacttaattaatttttgtCAACGTATTGTGAATTAATCAGCCTAGAAAACACTCAATGCATCAAACATGAGAAGCTAACAGATGATGACCTACGGATTTCGTTCCTCTAAttcctttatttcagttatcaCAATAGAGGAATTAATAGATTCACATTCCAACGGGCTTGACCTTTTTTTCACTCTTCCCTTTTGCCTAATAAATGGCAGATATGAGCCCGTTCTATGTGGGATTCAATTACCCACAAAGTTCAATTCAAAATCCAGAACCATCAACAGAGGAACAGAAAAAAGCTCAAaggcgagaaaaaaaaaaccaaacaggGTAGTGTCTAGAATTACCTCAGCTATGGATGTTGCAACACCCAAACCAGCCAATTCCTACAAAGACCGTTAAAGGCAGAGAGAAGTTAAAAGCAACAAGACTGAAATTAAGAACCATTAAAAAGGAACAGGGAAAAACCTAACCAACCATTAATTGGTCGACGCTAAACCCAAGAGGACCCATAAGGATCTCATCGACCTCAGCCGCCTCCTTCTGTGTCAGATAAGACACGGAGTCCGGATTATTCAAGCTCTCCAGAGACGAAGCGACCTTACCCGTCATTCCTCTCACTTGTGCAGACCTCCAACAGAAGCCAACACCAAGAGTTGCAGAACTCGATCGCCAACCCCAAAAGCCCTATCAGATACGAATAATCAAATTAACCAGCATCGGGAAGGTGGTTAGTGAATAAAGTTGAATAGTTAGTTGGTACACTAATTATAGGTTTACCGCTGGAGAAGAAGGGCACcagaaggaggagaaagatgAAGGAGGAAGGGGAGGGTGAGTGGAGAATCTATTGGTGGCAAGGAAATTGGTGAGCAGACAATGGCATCTCATCGTTTCCCTTTTCAATCTACGTAACATCATTTCCTCATGGCTCAAAATAATTCGGTCctctaaaataataataataatatggttAATTTGTTTTCTGGGTGCCAACCTCGAACACGCGAGAAAAATCAGAATCCCGCCTTCACCCTTTAATCCTCTAACGTCTCCCCTCTCAAATTGTGGATCAAAAGCCAAATAGCAAAATGTCAGACCAAACGTAGTCCGTCTCTCGGACAGTGCTCAAGAAGTTAAACCAAGGAATGCTCCAAGGGTTGTAAAATGGGAGCCAGCTCCTCTCCCAAGCGGCGATCCACACGTGTTCAAATAGTGATCGGAACATACGTTCAAATTGTACAACGTCCAATTCCCACACCAACTTAGATTACGCAAAATATGTGAAAAAATAGATTTTGAATCATCCGATTAGGACATACGTTGCGTAAGTTATAAGCATATTGCGTAAGTTATAAGCATTCTAAGATCCTAAACCAGCACTAATAGGTTCGGCTTAGTCCAATTCTATTGGGAACTAGTGGGGCTAGAGCGGAAAAGTATAGCATTCGGCACATTTCGATGAATTGACATTCATAGGGTCTGAGCGATATTGATATGGCATTCTGAAATTATCAAATTgtgatgtttttttattttattttatttgtcaaTGACTAATAATAGACATTAAGAAGGTATTGGTAGACAAACTGAGGGGGCCGTGTTGACGTTGATAAAATCTACAGTGGTATCTATTACTGAGATTTTCCataatagatatatatatatatattttttaatcaaagaaggTGGAGAAATGCCTCCACCACGCAATATTATTGAAAGCACCTGAAGAAGTCTTTCCTGCTTTTAAGTAAAGCAGGTTGTACAAGAAAGTTAGGTGGTTCTAACCATCACATTTTAGACAAATGAGTTATAGAAGCTCCTCTAGCCAAAACATGAGCTTCCAGATTACATAACCTAGGAATATAACAGAAAAGAATAGATTCAAAGCTACTACACAAAGAGACAATATCAGAAGCTATAATATTGGTGGACCAATCTAGAGCTATAGTGGCACCATTTAGGCAAGTGATTAACCCAAGAGAGTCAGAACAACACTGAATTTTCCTCAAATCAAGACTCCTAGCAAGGAGGACTCCATCTCTAAGAGTTTCCTTCTGCATTGAAGATGTAGAGAGACTCCTACTTGGTCTACATTTAGTAGCAACATATACTGATTCCTAAAAGAACCTAATCTTCCTTCCTCAGTTGAATGATAAAACCCTGTAATATGGCATCTTCACTATTTTTTTGGACTTTTAGTAGtcattatataatatatatatatatatatatatatattgggacTCTTCCTTGGAGGCTATGAATCCATCGAGGTTCATTCTTTAGCCCCTAGGTCATCCTGAAACATTGCTAAATACAACTCAAACTCTTTTTGGGATTATCTAAGAGTTGTTGATACCTATTCAAACCCTATTTGAGTTACCAACTCGAAGAAGGTACCTTGGATGATTTGATTGGGTTAAATCACCTAAGGATGTGTTTAGGAGTGTTAGGCCTattaaaatctataaatacatATTCTTTCATGTTGAGAGGGATATCTCTTAGTATATGTAGTCTCTCCTTGACTATAGTGAGTTGGAAAGAGTAAGTTTTGAAGCCTAAAATGTATGAGCAAGTTGGAATTTGAATTAAAGCTTCTTTATTGAGTGACTCTAATATTATTCTTTGTTATATCATTTGGTCTTCTTCATCAAGGTGAGAccctcttctttgctttattGTTTCCTTTGACttcttgggttttctttgattgcttTTGCATATCCTAAAGGTGTGTAATTGTACCTTTCTAAGTAGAGGTCCTGCATCCATTTTTTGTTAGATTAGTATGTTCATCCATGTTTTCTTGATGTTATTTTAACTTTTGTTAGTCTTCTTTCCATGTATGATGTTCTTTTTATCCTTCCTTTACATCTCTTAATTTAGGTTTTGCATATGTTTTCCATGTTCCCTTAAATGTTTAGGCTAGGTTATGTTTTctaattatattattttctttcatgaTCATTCTAGGATGGATATCTAATTATTTGCTTCATGCTAATATGTTGTGTTATCCCCATTGATAGTTTATATTCCTTCAACGTAGGATTTTTCTTGCTCTCCATTTTTCCATATGTTGGGTATGCATATAAGAGGacatgatattatttttatgtaCTTCTTTATTGAATCCAAGATTCCCATTTATGTTTGTCTTGGATTTTCATGTTCATAGGTTGTCTCGTATCTTATATATGGTAACATGAtgtcttccctttcttttggtacatcatctttcttcttctctgtcttTGCATGGTAGTTCTTCATATGATAAGATTGTATAATGGTTCTTATATGTTCTTAGCCTAATTCATGATTTTCATGCACATTAATGTTCTAATCTTTTATTGTGTATTGTGATAATGATATGTGGATTCATATCTTTTTCTCTATCTTAGCATTAGATATTTCCTTCATAGTATTATGTTCGTATAGCTTAAGATTCATGTGTGACATCATGTTCTCATTTTCATCCCCGTTTTATATTTAGGTTGCTTTTGAGTCCATAAGCCATCACATGTTTAGGTCTCAAACATCATCTTTTTGTGTCTTTCTTGCATGTtgtttttcatcatttcatgattttcttttcttttctttttgaataaACCGTTTCATGATTTTAACTGTTACGATAGGTGTTTTCCTAGTTTTCGAGGGTTTAATCATGATATTTATGATTTTGATCTTCAAATCATAATTTTAGTGATTTTGTcatgtcttcatcttctttttcttttagatgGGTACACTATGGAAGGTGGGAAGGGaaggtaacagccaggagacttgaacttgagacctcctagtgggTGTGGGCTTTTGCAAGTACCATAACCTCACCACTAACTGCACTAGGAAATTGTTGTTAATGTTTTTATCCTTTAATTTGCtttaaattaggttttcctaCTTTTAgggattttctaatttttctaggCTTGTCATAGCCTCAGCGCATTTTGATAAATTTTCCTATATTTTATTGTGCATAAAATtctgtatatattttttcatattttcttcatgATAATTAGGGTTTTCATCATCATGTTTAATCATTGAGCACTATTagtgtttctttgtttcttgtgCCTTTAAGATTAGGTTTGTGTCTTCTTCTATGcatgtgatatatatatatatatatattcgttTCATTTACATTATGTATATTAACCTTTGTTTTGTAGCCAAACTTCTAGGTATATGTCTTCTAAAGCCAACCTCCTTCaacattttattttcattatgtgATAGTTCATGATGTGTTAGATTTGTTTTTGCCAAGTAATAGAAAGACCGATTTTCATTGGGCAAACTGGGGTGTCTATCACTTTCCTTTGAGCAAACTTAGACCCTTACTGAGACCAATGGTTTGACCAATTCCCCCATTAGATGGTTTTGGAGtcaatattttgttttgtgGGTCTAGATCCTAATTTATCTGGCGATTTTgatttattccctttcttttcagACAAGTGAGATGAAGGACAAACCTGTATACTCTTTTCTGACTGGATAATAGCATTTTCTCACAATGTCCATATATTTTAAGAAATTGGAATTAGACCATTACATTATTAAATGagatttgaaatctattttccaaatcatttaataaacgtgATGATTATGTAATTCAACAATTGGGACTGGAGCAATTAGATACCATCATGATTACCCAATAATAGTGCCGGTGGTaccctttaaatttttttgaggtTTCTGTACTTAAAATAAGTCCCTAGAACTGTTAGGAAACTGAAACTGGATCATTCCATTATTAAATGGGAGTGGATCCTAAATataaaaccatttaataaatggtgttATTCTAGAATTGTTCATTGGAACGATCATGATTACCTAGAACCCTCCTGATGATACCCTTAAATTTGAGGTTGCTCACTCTACTGTAGTGTAGTCTCAGTATAATTATTATGTAATGTTACATTTACACTTGGTATGGATTTGGAACGAGTGTGGATCCCTTTTTGCTTCACCACCGCATGGTATGCATGTATTGGTACGTTTCCCTTTCTTGGTCCCTGAAAATGAGATAACATAGGCATTTTTTACCAGAACACCTTCTCTGTCAACAAGACATTGCCCTAATTTAATCCCTGCTTCTTCTAGGCTAGCTAGTCCAATAGATCTTAGCCCATTTAAGGTCAACAATTCTATTGTGCAGAGCCTTTTGTTCTTTCTCTTCATCAACTTCTTATCCTTCTTATTCATCCACAATGATGGTTATCCTCGTCAAAAGATGAAGATCTAACAAAGCATATctcctcaaaataaaatatccTCAAGTTCAACCTCTACAAATCAAGATACCACTGaaaatatctctctttttttttttggtaaagcacTGAAAATATCTCTCAGAGGCTTGATTTTCGTGAAGAGGATAAAGTGGCAAGAGTATCTCTTTTTTCTCATACAATATTAGTTACAAAACGATATGGTAGGAAGGATGATGATCCTGCTATTGGTGACCGGGAATCTCTCTTTCAGTTGTCTAAAATGTTCgagggaaaaaagaagcaaaatatgtcactttctaATTCTTGAGGTGTTGATGGCTGGTTGTACACAATCACCACAGCAGCTATGAAAACAATAGCTTTCAATTGTAGAGGGATTGGTTGCCCCTTAGGCAGAAGAGAACTCTCAAGAACGTACCGTTTGGACcttttgtttatttctgaaatCAAGTCAATTTTCCATAGGCTCCGATTGTTTTGgcatggaaaattttccatgtaaaattttacggTAAAATCAGATTTCCATCGTTTGTTTTACAACttggaaaatttattttcaaggAAAAATTTACGAAGACCCATGCATTTCCCGGAAAAGTCTATGATAAAatttatttccaatttttccGTAAAATAATCTTGGTGAATCTATCGGGCTTTGCTCAACACATTTGCTCACTCACTTCTAACTTAGCAACATAGAGCCTTCGTTCCTAGCTCTGCAACTGAGAACGAGAGCTCAATCGTTCCTTCACTCTCAGATCTACTACCTTCTCAATAGTATTCTAGCGATTCTCTGCAACAATGACGAATTAGTGTGAATCCCCTTTTTGGTATGTCTACGATTCTCTCTATCTTCTTTAGTTTGCCTTTGAAAACGACCGGATTGCTGCCTTCATTTGCTCAAGCAAGTTTGATTGGGAGTTTCTGgtgagtttttttgttctctctctctctctctctctctctctcattctctttctctctctgcatACATTTGCAAAATAGATCTAGGGTTTTGCTACTTCAACATTGACTAGATCTGTCGAACCAGAGAGTTCTCTTCAGACTTCTAAGTGGGTCTCCTGCAACTGGAATCTGACCGTTGGTTTGTGTATTGTCTTCCAAAGAGAGGTGCCGCCTCAAATGTTAAACTCAAGAAGTTGCTGAATCGAAATTCCccggaggagaagaagaagaactaatcGATTCAAGTCTTGAtattttcttctccctgcttgcCTTACCTTGGAAATCCGGGACATTTTTACCAATTGAAAGCAAATTGCAAAGGCGAGAAATTCaagatgaaggaaagaaaagatctGTGATATGGGAGTCTCCGGGTACTGTACAGAGGCCATGAATCAGAAAAGTAAATTTTGACAGTCACGGTCCCACCCTAGTCCCCcaccccttttctctctctagtctctccctctcttaaaaagatctctctctctctctctctctatctctccatTTTCTAACACTTGGATCTCATGCATTTATTATTTTGCTCCATTTATTCATTTactcatcattattattattattttggaagATCTCATTATTATTGACTTTTCCTCCTTCCAGTTTAATACTTTCATCTCATCTCACTGGAGATGATTCAGTAGACACCACGAGTGTTGATTGATCAGTTTCATTGGGAATTATCAAGAATTGTTAGATCCTTATTTTTGTTGATGTTGTAATTTGGGTCATCGCGTGGATGGGAGCTCCTTGGGGCACGTGCCCAAATGCTCTTAACCCTTCGATGCTCATTGCATCTCACCGCTTGTTGTAAAGAATGAGGAtttcaaaatatattaattttaccATCTAAAATAAATGGCAAACAAACATTGGAAAATTTTACGGTGACATTTTACAACATATTTTACCCCTTAAAAAACAAACAccataaaattttttaaaatgtaaattttacatcgaaacaaacggagccttagttcTTTTGCTTTGCCATCTtcattaggttttttttttcactttctttgtgAACCTAAAGCacacaactcaagtagaattaTGATTTTGTGGAAGAATTATATTCAGGTGAATACAATTTAAATGGGCGGTAGGTGTTTCCATTTACTTATTTCCAAAGGTAATCAACCTATTCTTTGGACTCTCAACAATAATATATACGAATGTTTATGCTCTTATATATGACCAATAGTGGACACCCTTCTCCAGCTTAAGGAGCTTGTTTCTAGTCCATGGTTATTACATTTCTTGATAATTATTACCCAAAAAGGGTGATGTAACTCACCCCTATTATGTTGAGGTTGTGAGAAGGAACCTCTCCTACCTTCTCACatatttcatatatattttattatactTATATAGATAGATAGTTAGAGGGCGAGGAGCAAAGTGAGGGTGGGAAGAAGACTCTTTCTGATCCCATGTACAAGACATCTCTTTTCGGCTTTAGTTTTTCCGTGAttggagagaaaagaaggaagagaaagtgCTTTCTCTCGAGTTCTTCGTATTGGGTTATGGCATGAGAACATTATCTTTGCtaagggaagaagggaaagtaTTATggcttttccatttttttttcatgacgGGGTTTAAAGTGAGAGTATTGTAATCTTGTgaatctacattttttttttttttgctagaaatcagaattgtattaaaatgtagaagagaaaaagatttAAAGGTACATCAAAGGATCTGAAGCTAAAGAAaggaccccaccttcggcagTGCCATCAGCAGGATCCTCCAAAGCTATCtgcagaatctaaatcttggtttggagaaagaatcACATCTAATCTCCTCAATAATAAGAGTAGAAAATTCCTCCATGGTTCCAGATACTCCTGTTTTTGCAGCTGATTTTGCAAGGTAATCTGCAATGGGATTGGCTTCCCTGAAGCAATGAGTGATCTTACAAGAGATAGAATGGAGGTAGTACTGTAGAGAGAACCACTCTTGCAGGGCAAACCAAGGGAGAGACTTACCTTGAACAACGGTGACTACTGCCACAGAGTCAGTTTCAATCCACAAGTttgtaatcctttgacccattgCATGGCAGATACCATGAAGGAAACTCATGAATTCTGCATAGTAGTTCGTACTGATGCCAAGGAAGAGCTTGAAAGAGAATATAACTTTCCCATGGGAGTCTCGAATGACGCCCCCACCTTCTGCTCGTCCAGGGTTCCCCATGGAGCTACCATCAATGTTTAGCTTTGACCAGGCGAGTGGAGGCTTGCACCAAATGACTTCAAGAATGGAGGGAGGGTCGCCTGGAGCTGCCTGCAACCCTAGCTTCCTGCAGCAAAGAAGATCAGTAAAAGACCGAATGACCCCTTTTAAGGTGAGATTGGACTCCTTAAGCGTCCTCAAGATTTTCTTGAACAACAGAGAGGCATCCCTACTCTTACCACCATGCCATCGatgattcctttcttgccaaatagTATCGATCACTATAATCAAGCCAGCCGCCCAAGGGTCCTTTACCAACAAAAttcttcactttcttttccACCAGGAGATCAATTCAGCAATGGAGGACTGATCCTTCCAAATCAACCCAAAGCAAATCAAGAAATTTTCCCAAAGAGTCCAAGATATACTGCAATTTAAGAAGAGATGGGGCAGAGTCTTAGAGTGGATACCACATATGACACATTTGGAGGCTAAAGAGATGCCTTTTTTCCTAATAATGTCATCAGTAGGAAGCTTCCTGTGACACAGACGCCAGCCAAAGGTTGACTGTCGGGGAGAGAAAGACTCCATAAAACCAGCCCCCACCCTTGAGCATGGAGCGCTCTTGGACTGCATTCCCCATATTCTTGACAACCTTGACATTAGAGAATTGGAAGCCATCCCAAATGATCAAGAAATCAAGCTTGCAATATGGGACTTGGACCCTGACAGTTCTCCAGGCCCTGACAGTTTCTCTGGTGCTTTATTCAGACATTGTTGGGAGCTAATTAGTTTTGATGTTTGCCGTGCTGTGAAGAGTTTTTTTAGATCTGGAACCCTTCTTAAAGGAATCAATAATAGCTTCTTGGTCCTCATCCCGTAAATGGAAGGTGCAACCTCTCTGGACAAGTTTAGGCCGATTTGCAGGGTCAGGTAAGTCGTCAACGTCAGGGAGAATGCCTCCAACCGCTTTAGAGTAGGATTTCTTGGGAAGGGATGAAAGGCCAGCATTACTAACGCCCACAATAGGCACAGCAGGTGTAGGCGTGCAATCTGTCTCAAGGGTTGTATGGGGCCGTAGGAAATCCGTAATGAGCCTCTGCTTTTTACGATCAGGGGGCCTGCCTCCGGCCGGAATCCCAATCTCCTCCActgcagagcttctctctccacttaccacTCTCCTCTCTCCGCAGCTAAAATTCCtagcataaaaaaatgaaaaacccatCTTGTGAATCTACATTTGTTTGGAAAGTTGTTTTGTAATCCAAGAGAGGATTTTTCAATTGATGTTTGGTAGCCTTTATAGTTTTTTAGAGAAGAGATATTATAATCTCATTGTGAGGACAGTGGGTTTCTTGGACCTCTTCTTGTGAAAAGAGTGATATGGGTCCAACGGTCTCTATTGACTAGGAATCGTCACCTAGATCAAGGTCTAGGGCCTATAGctaaaaatatacaaaaatgACTCAATCCAAAATATCTAACAAAGAGTAAGGGTCTGTGTCAGGTTGCAGTTCAAGGAAGGATTAGGCACCTTGGTCAACCCGATGAAACTGGATTTCAACCCTAGGTAATTACACATTACAAATGGGGCGGTTAGGTTTGATTATACATTACATACATATTTATTGTagatacaagattgaaagaaAACACAGCCAGAGTACAAACAAGGAAAAGATGATTAAATCCATATACCTATATCCAGCTACCCTGCATGATTAGTAATATAAATAAGTCCACACACACAATATATAGATTTTACCAGGTTTGGCAAGATGCCTACATCCCCGAAGTAATGCTTGTAAAGATTTCGTATCGAATCAATACTCAACTTTTGCTATACCTACAACTGGAGCAACCACTCCCAGGTTTACTCAGCAAGAAGCCGAGAAGGCCCATGCAACTCTAATATAAGTAACAACACCTACTGCGAGGGAGCATCCACCCTAGTGTCTAGCA from the Macadamia integrifolia cultivar HAES 741 unplaced genomic scaffold, SCU_Mint_v3 scaffold2740, whole genome shotgun sequence genome contains:
- the LOC122067160 gene encoding pyridoxine/pyridoxamine 5'-phosphate oxidase 1, chloroplastic-like isoform X1; this encodes MMLRRLKRETMRCHCLLTNFLATNRFSTHPPLPPSSFSSFWCPSSPAGFWGWRSSSATLGVGFCWRSAQVRGMTGKVASSLESLNNPDSVSYLTQKEAAEVDEILMGPLGFSVDQLMELAGLGVATSIAEVYGPNEYGRVLAICGPGNNGGDGLVAARHLHHFGYKPYVCYPKRTPKALYSGLVTQLESLSIPFLSMEDLPIDLSNDFDIIVDALFGFSFLGNKSFLLCLNL